One segment of Coffea arabica cultivar ET-39 chromosome 7c, Coffea Arabica ET-39 HiFi, whole genome shotgun sequence DNA contains the following:
- the LOC113698228 gene encoding cytochrome P450 71AU50-like, with translation MMMSIHWLWASLALAALGYFLQDLFLMKKRRGLPPGPKGLPVIGSLHLLGKNPHQDLAKLAKKHGPIMYMRFGYVPAIIVSSPEAAEKFLKTYDQVFAGRPYHEASWYIAYEQRNLTFGQYGPYWRNMRKLCILQLLSSHKINSFWPMRRQEVGTLVKSLKQAASDGAAVDLSALISSLGANMSCLMIFGQKYMDKDFDNRGFGEVIQEALHVGSTPNIGDYFPLLGVLDLQGLTRRFKALAKVFHDFFDKIIDDHLECKEQKQTKDFVDIMMEIIQSGTSAFEFDRRHVKAVLFDMLVASMGTSVTAVEWAILELLRHPAAMRKLQKELEEKVGLERIVEESDLEGLEYLDMVVKESMRLHPVGPLMLPHESIQDCTVDDFHIQKKSRIIINIYAIGRDPNVWPDPEAFIPERFKDSDIDLRGQDFRLIPFGSGRRICPGLQLGLTVVRFVLAQLVHCFSWELADNIQPTDLDMSEAFGLVNSRAKHLKVVPIYRLHK, from the exons ATGATGATGAGCATTCATTGGCTATGGGCATCCCTAGCCTTGGCCGCACTTGGCTATTTTCTTCAAGATTTATTCTTGATGAAGAAGAGAAGAGGGTTGCCTCCAGGTCCAAAAGGGCTTCCGGTTATAGGAAGTCTGCATCTACTAGGGAAGAACCCTCATCAAGATTTGGCGAAATTGGCCAAAAAACATGGCCCCATAATGTACATGCGTTTTGGTTATGTCCCAGCGATCATTGTCTCATCTCCTGAAGCAGCTGAAAAGTTTCTCAAGACTTACGATCAAGTTTTTGCCGGTAGACCTTATCATGAAGCATCTTGGTACATCGCGTATGAGCAGAGAAACTTGACTTTCGGTCAATATGGTCCGTATTGGCGAAACATGCGTAAGCTTTGTATTTTACAGTTGCTCAGCAGCCACAAGATCAATTCGTTCTGGCCAATGAGAAGACAAGAGGTTGGAACATTGGTGAAATCACTGAAACAGGCTGCTTCAGATGGTGCTGCTGTTGATCTTAGTGCCTTGATTTCATCCTTAGGCGCGAATATGAGTTGCTTGATGATATTTGGACAGAAGTACATGGATAAGGATTTTGATAATAGGGGTTTTGGAGAGGTCATTCAGGAAGCATTGCATGTTGGATCGACGCCTAATATCGGTGATTACTTTCCCCTGCTTGGCGTGCTTGATCTTCAGGGACTTACTCGTCGATTTAAGGCCCTGGCTAAGGTGTTCCatgatttttttgataaaatcatTGACGACCATCTTGAATGCAAGGAGCAGAAACAAACCAAGGACTTTGTGGACATCATGATGGAAATTATTCAGTCCGGAACGTCTGCGTTCGAATTTGACCGTCGTCATGTCAAAGCTGTTTTGTTC GATATGCTTGTAGCCTCGATGGGCACTTCAGTGACAGCAGTTGAATGGGCCATTTTAGAACTCCTTAGACATCCAGCGGCCATGAGGAAACTTCAGAAAGAACTGGAAGAGAAAGTCGGATTGGAGAGGATTGTTGAGGAATCGGATCTTGAGGGCCTGGAGTATTTGGACATGGTTGTCAAAGAATCAATGAGGCTTCATCCTGTCGGACCACTAATGCTCCCCCATGAGTCAATTCAAGATTGCACAGTTGACGACTTCCATATTCAGAAAAAATCGCGGATCATCATAAACATATACGCAATTGGCCGTGATCCAAATGTCTGGCCTGATCCAGAGGCCTTCATCCCTGAAAGATTCAAGGATAGCGATATAGACCTTCGCGGACAAGATTTCCGACTCATACCATTTGGCTCAGGCAGAAGAATTTGCCCAGGTTTGCAGTTGGGGCTCACTGTTGTGCGTTTTGTGCTAGCACAGCTGGTGCATTGTTTCAGTTGGGAACTTGCAGATAACATTCAGCCAACTGACTTGGATATGTCTGAGGCTTTTGGTTTAGTAAATTCAAGGGCTAAGCATTTAAAAGTGGTGCCCATTTACCGATTGCACAAATAA